In the Primulina eburnea isolate SZY01 unplaced genomic scaffold, ASM2296580v1 ctg739_ERROPOS11973397, whole genome shotgun sequence genome, one interval contains:
- the LOC140822222 gene encoding secreted RxLR effector protein 161-like: MKDAKSVNTPIGAHFKLKAVKEEDTELEYSYMKDVPYSNAVGSIMFSMVSTRPDIAYGLGLISRFMSKPSREHWQAVKWLLRYLKETKKLKLVYSRSQQSTCEVIGYCDSDYAADLDKRRSLSGYVFTVGGNVVSWKSSLQHVIALSTTEAEYISLTEAVKEALWIKGFVNELGYEQNSAKVFCDSRSAIHLSKNTVFHERTKHIDVRLHFVREIITRDLVSIKKINTKINPADMLTKVIPVNKLKDALGLLNMRE; this comes from the coding sequence ATGAAAGACGCTAAGAGTGTTAACACCCCTATTGGTGCACACTTCAAGCTAAAAGCTGTCAAGGAGGAAGACACTGAATTAGAATATTCCTACATGAAAGATGTACCATACTCAAATGCTGTGGGAAGCATTATGTTCTCTATGGTATCTACCAGACCAGATATCGCATATGGATTGGGTTTGATTAGCAGGTTTATGAGCAAGCCTAGTAGGGAACATTGGCAGGCGGTGAAGTGGTTGCTAAGATATTTAAAGGAAACCAAGAAGTTGAAACTGGTTTACTCTAGATCTCAACAATCAACTTGTGAAGTCATAGGATATTGTGACTCCGACTATGCTGCTGATCTTGATAAAAGAAGGTCcttgtccgggtatgtttttaCGGTTGGAGGAAATGTTGTAAGCTGGAAATCAAGCCTACAGCATGTGATAGCCTTGTCAACAACCGAAGCAGAATATATCTCTCTTACAGAAGCAGTAAAGGAAGCCTTGTGGATTAAAGGTTTTGTTAATGAATTAGGATATGAACAAAACTCTGCTAAGGTCTTCTGTGATTCACGAAGTGCGATCCATCTCTCTAAGAATACCGTATTTCATGAAAGAACGAAGCATATCGATGTTAGATTACACTTTGTGAGGGAAATCATAACAAGGGATCTAGTCAGTATCAAGAAGATCAACACAAAGATTAACCCTGCCGATATGTTAACAAAAGTCATTCCAGTTAACAAGCTCAAGGATGCACTGGGCTTGCTTAACATGAGGGAGTAA